A region of the Antedon mediterranea chromosome 4, ecAntMedi1.1, whole genome shotgun sequence genome:
caaaaaaaaaaaatttatagtATGTCTTCTTACTTTATTTAAGCATGTACTATTACTTCATTTGataatgtattgtttataataataataattaaatatttattttaaaacggtGGCTCCTTTGAAAGTTTTCATGGCGGAAtgatatgttgatataaagtttgcgttacatcacatactgtatatagttttgaaaagaactgttgagtttctctaGGAATAATAATATGCCTAGAATATTCTATGCTAAGACCAAAAAGAACCCCCTGAAATTACAGTAGTGCAATTATAAATTATGACTAAATACAATTAGTCGACTTGATTCTGAGAATGTCATAATTTTCTCACCTCCCAAATGAAGTAATTAGATATTAAGGTATTTTAAATTAGGGTGTTAtgtaaattgaattaaaatttaatagAATTGCAATGCTATGCCAACccaatattgtttaaattgttttgattGGTTAATAGGATCATTTTGTGGTAGGACACGCCTATTATACCAAATCCTAAacaaatacatacagtacataacacaCAATACATCACACCATTTTATTACCGGTAATAGTACAATGGAAGGTATTTGAGGATATAAGTTTATCAAAAGATAGTATCAAAATGTACTTTTCAACAATTGTCTCATATTCTAGTTCCAGGACACACCCTTTGATGAGGTGATCTTAAACCAAATTCTAGAATTTTCTGAAGACCATAACAAACATTACACCATCACAAAAATATGGTATGATGTGAGCAAAATTAATCTTGGTATATAAATTGAAATCGTTACAATTGTCTTGTGGGTGACCACTCCCATTAATGAGGATGTTAGGTGAATCAATATTTTAGCATCCTAAAGTGGGTCACACGATGACTGAAATCGCACCAGAGGTTTAGGTCATACGATATCGCACCAGAGGTTTAGGCCACATCTTGTAATGAGGTTATAGTTTTTAACAAAAACTGCTAAACAtatgattaaaatgttttaaacaaatgtttGTGGTGCCTACCACATATTTACAGTACCGCATTTCTAAGAAAATCatctaatttattaattaaggAGGATTAGGAATAGCTATACATATGTATACTCTATTGTTAAAATATGAGCATGATATTAATAGAACCTAGGTTGATTGAATAATTAGAACTATTACATCACATGTGACATTTATAACAATAAATCACGTCATGAAAATCATATAGCACAATGGGAGCTTAATACTTGGAGTGTGGGATGTGTCTATTGACTGGGGTCATTGCCTACAACCATTCACATCAGTGTATGATCTGATTTTAAATAGAGGTTGGACTTAACCTTTAGATTGCCTTTTACATTGTCCAGACACCATAGTTGCATACACACTGAACAATCATATCGctcgtaaaaaaaaaataacactaTTTTCCCTATTcaacttattatttttatggTATTATATGAGCAttcttcattttatttatttaaccttatttatagagggtgatcCAAAACATGCTGACAATCTAGGGGCCCTCATAACCCTAGTTTATCCTCCTGACTGTGGTGGTCTGGAAATCATGGGTTTGAGTCCCACTTTTTGATGCTGCTTGTATCCTTAAGctatatctacactatcaaactagtttgacaaacaaagtgtaatgttcccaaatatggtagtgatatgacatcatgtccatatatggaaacatcacatttttttgtcacataaagtttgatagtgtagacagagctttagacaagatactttacttatgtttgcctctctccacccaggtgtataaatgggtacctggttagataaagacacaactttgtgctgatctagctgcattattatgagAGTAtatttccatacgtgtttgattaaaaaaaagaatgactggggtaataatgttcagtgcttagaggtttcacaacattaggcgctatataaatctatgatattattattatactacataCTGAGCAAGTACATTTTGCATGTCAAAATGCACtccatacagtatatcattatTTCTTTGCTGGACACACTGCTTATTGAATTAAGGGTATGTGGCACAGTGTGTTTCTTTGTCAAGAGACTTGCCTCTTTCCGCCCAGTTGTATATGGGTACCCAGTAGGGTCTAAAATCACAattgcactgattactagctgcatacTGTATTTATGAGAGCAGTTCCTACATGTTTGATCCAATGACCGAGGGAATTATTAATATGAAGTGCTTAAAAGCTTTGAGCATTAAGCGTTATATAAGATTGATATTAAATCCCCATCTGTACTGTAGGTAGTATGATTCCAGGCTAGTGATATGTATATTGTTGCTATGTTTTCAATCATAACAattttcctttttaaaaataaatcacaaaCAATAGTATGATTATTTAATGCTATTGTATTGCTGGGAGGTGAGGTGGTCCAGAAGGCTATTCTCTTGTTGTAAATAGTACACAAATCACACCccttatcaaaatattttgaaatttgataGTTCTGTGTTTTGGTGATGAATAACAAAAGAATCACAATTTTAACATTCAAGAGGAACTAAATCACGGAATTTCCAAATCAAACGCACATTCTTATATTTTCAAAGATATTTTGTTGGGTGTTACATCAGGCGTATAATTTGTCAATAGTATGACCAGGTTGATATTTCATTTGCACCTTCAGGGGCTTTTTAACAAAAGATTGGTACATGACTCATACTACTATCAAACCCTGGTAGACAGAAAGAACGCTCTCTTTATTCCCTTCTTTTACACCTATAGTTTTGGCTGATGCAAACTTTCCTTCAAGTTCAATATGCAAATCAGGACCAATCCTTATACGTGCAGACGGTAAGAggtatcttgtttttttttctatttttagcaaATTTTGTGTCTTCATGTTGAcatcatatttcaaattatCCATGCCATTCGATTGGTTGATTACATATCATGCATTATTTGAATACATCCCGATTGGaagttaatttttttgttagaaatatttgtttacaaagCTAATATAGgattatgaatttttttaataatgtaaagtGCGCCATCTACAATATAACAGCTATTCGCTGCCAAATAATGAATGCCATATTTATTTATGAGTCTTCAACATTCGATTCAAGATGGaagcagtggtggcgccagaaTGTGCCTCCGCCGGAGGTCGAAGGGGTGGCATGTTTGCCAAGCATCCATTTGCTGGATTATAATTAGACATTCTCCTCTTAATCCATAAGGCATGGATTATATTACACCACATTGTATGAGCAATGCTGTAGCTTTGTTTAGTTcttaaatttgaatttaaaacatttttttttaataggcaATGATATTCCAGGCCTTCTGAAGGCAATTTTGACACTTCTACCATTAGACACCTATGTCGATCAACCTGTAAGTGTGATCTTGTGCATTTGATcatatattaaactattttaatttcaCGACATGCCACTAGACTACCACATTTAGTAGTAATCAATCACAGTCCTACCATATAAGTGGTAATCCCCCACACACATATATTTCTGAGAATTATGTTTTGATGCAATAGCTACAGTATAGCCTTGTAGTTATTCTTGACATTCGAAAATTGTTACTGTAGCATTAGGTAGACTTGTAATggaataaagtaaagtaaacaatatcaatttgtaccgtaaattttaaaatgtattaaattattctGAGCGGCCAAAcctaatttaattttaactacTGCTGCTTTTTCAATTATCTAAATTTGCAGAAATATCATACCCTGAAATAGTATAGCAATTTTTTGTTAGTACCCATGAGAGTACTTATGTACTTAAAATGGTTTGTTGAGCTTAAGATTTATACcataaaaaactaaatattgaTCTTATTTTAGGTGAATTCTAACTCGGtcaagctctttctacactatcaaactagtttttaaaaagaagtgtgatgtgcccaaatatggtagtgatgtgcccaaatatgtatacctttataataaaaaaacagcaTTTAAAACATAAGAATAAGTAACAAATAtacgttttatttttaatgggATCATTTCAATTAGGCCTggattgaaacaaaaaaaaaatgatttctaGTTAATCTTATAAAGTAACATATATGTGTTCATAAACTAATATTCATTACTTAaattactattaaaaacaattttttttttatataataataaatataacatatatcCGGTAGTAAATAGTTAATTATCAGTCTATTAGTATTTTAGGAAAAGCTATAAATACGCATTTTTACAAGCTTATAGATATTGAACAAATATAATAAGTGTTTGTTTATGAgtctattatttgtattaaaattcCCTAATTTTTCAGGAAAAGTACACATACACACTTACTGTTTGTGTGTAGGATGTTAATGATTATTCTGTTTAAACTCTggataatattttgttatagtATAAATGTACACATCTATTCTGTTTGTTTGGAAGTATATTGTAGTATTGGTGGATGTTAggaagtttaaatttaatttagtatACTGGCAGGGCAGATCAAggattttcttttaatatgaAAAGCTAAGAtaatagatataaaaaaaagtagtgcataatgtcattttagctgtcaaaggGGTATGCGCATGACACAAACGCTACCCCTTTGCAGGGGTTATTCACCAACCTTCAGTTTGGGATGGTAAATGAAGGTAGGTTGTAACAGGTTTGGAAATGTCTCCTTCGTCTACAGTTCCAAAACGAAACAGTATGTCATACTTTGCATTGTGATAAGGtgaaaaagttaaagaaaagaaaataaactgTAAATGTATGCAAAAAAAAGATACAATAGAAATTACCAAATGTGTCAATCCTCCATACTGTGACAGTTTATTGAAATTGGAACAAAATCAGGgacaaatttgaagaaaagaAAACTTTCAGTTGATTAAATCCAGTGACTCATTCATATctataaatgtatttaactaTACAACAGGAACAATATAAGTGTGTCAAGCCTGTATTTCGATTGTTTGCAGGTTTTTAGGAAGTGTGTGTAggtaaaaggaaaacataatataaatattttgattaagcACTGTTCTGTCAGACGCAGTTAGTCAATTAGATTCTTGGAATACGATTAGGTGTAAGGGACTATTGGTATACTCCTACGCCAGTCATTGAACccattgtattttgtatattaagaAAATAGAATATAAGCTTCATGTGGAAAAAACTTATTCAATTACTAATTTAACCTTTAAAATTAGTGTGAATAATAGTAAATACCTGTACTATCACTCTATCATGACACTTCCGGGCTGGGTGGTATCAGGTCCACCCCCTTGATCAATGGACCAGATGCCTGCATGAGTTGACcttgttatttattatgacaATGCAATATTACTATTTAATGAAAtgggtaaataaaaaaaaagaattggtATATTGGCATATACTGTAGGTACTGCTGATAAAGTATCATATTTGAGTGACCTCTGTATTAACAACTATAATATGTTGATTCCTATTAAAAGTTATGAAATATGTTTTACCAGGAAGAGTTAAATTTATTTCACTCTTCACTGGTTTTACATCCCATACATTGCATTTGTTACTGCTGGAAAAGTTCTGGAAATTGACTACAAAGGCATTATAAGTTATATCAATTTGTGTTTTTACAATATAGTAAAACCCGTCCTTTGGAACACCCCTATGCAAGAGACACCACAAAAGGAACAATTTCCCATGAGGAGCaaaatactttttaatttaGAGGACACTACACTCTATAAAGAAATATTTGGGTCCTGAGGGTATCCCCATAATAGTTGTTCTAATGTACATTACCACAGTAACCATTCCTAACTCAATCCTATAGTTTGCCCTGATGGGATCAAATATATCTGAATCCAACCAATCTAGATGCTGTTCCTCTTCATATGTTTGAGTATGGTAGCCAGAATTTAGATTGTACGAAGATAATGTTTCTTTGAAATGTTTACACTGGTAAATTACTTTATGTTTGATCAAGGATATAGACAAATACTATTCATTAATTCACAAGTACAGTAGTTAACCAGTAAAATCCCTATGTTATGAATGATATTTCTGTAGCGCTTTAAAAGGGAACTTATTTTAGAACACTCTTTCTGCTTTACCACCCATGACGAATAAAGTGGAGTTTATAGTTATTATCAATTGTGTAGCAAagctttatatttatattttataataagcaAGAACCTTTTAATACCTAGAGTCACCCTTtaataaatgtacattttagACATACCCTTCTTTTTGGGCATCTCTACTCAAGGAACATTCCTAGTAAGGTCGTTAATAATAAGGATTCTACTGTTCATTATCATAGGTATTGTTCTTTTTATTGTCATCAAAAAGACGTGGCAATTATcataagggcgtgtggcgcagtttGTTGGACGTTGGTTTAATGATCGTGAAGTCATGGGTTCAAATCCAACACTGATTATTAGCTGCATTAATGGGAATatgtttacatacatttttgatgccaaaaattgaataaaatggGTTAATGTCTAATAacattatgcactttatataactccaggatattattatgaaataaaatgaacacaatcttcatattttaatttcagGCAGTGGTGATGCAGTTAGTGGATAGTGATGCTCAGCGACAGTTAAAAACCCCTGTTTGggaaatatataaagaaatgttAACAGAGGCAGAAGGTAGAcaggtaataataatatcaacttTTCCCTGTTTACTGTGATAAGGAATGTCACATGaaattaagattataatatcCAGTAGTTTCTATGAAGGGATGGATGAGTCATGCACCTTTGTAGTGCATGCATAATATTATACTGTCCTCCTCTTCTTCTCATGTGTCAGTGCTTCCTCTCTCCCATATGCCTCGCCTGTATCCCCGGGTATTACACGTACCTCACATCATTCACTACCTCCTGCCTCGCATATGGTAGTGCCTTATCTCTTGCATAAGGAATACCTTCTCCCTTACATATGGAATGCTTCTCCTTACATATGGATTGCCCACTACAATGATAAGTAGGCACATTCTTCAGTGGGAGATGGAACACTTGACCTgattttaagtacagtattgtaataGCGGAAATTTAATCTGTTTATTGACCActgatcaataaaaacaatttatttctgATGACTTTACCACAAAATGAGACATTGTTTTTAATGTGACCTTCAGTTTACtatgtaataattgtttatatagTAGTAGGGGGAAAAAAGATATCATTTTAGAACAATGTGTGatttttagttgtttatttattaacaaatattaataaatgttccTGTTTTCTGTTCTGTATTTCTAATCTTGAAATGTTTGTATTTCTTCTAGATAATAATTCAGATTATTAGAAAATGCAGTAGGGTCTATAAACCCACCCCTTGTTGCACTTTcccataataaacattaatatataaTCTTTAAAACACCATAATATTCAGAATGAAAATGTCTTACTAtttatacacaaaataaattcaatagTGAATCAGTAGTGTCtaatttcaattaattgttttgatttgtatttttctATTTCTAGATAGAATTGAGAAAGGTTGAACGATTCAAGTTTTATGATCGAGCACGAACAGCTTTTGCTGTTGTAGCAACAGGGTATTTAGAATTTTCTCAAAAAGtattttctatttaatttatttaataattaacattgttattatatttgttGTCATTAACTTGAATAGTACTTTAtcaaataatagtaatagttGCAGGGGCTACACTTGATTAGCTAATTGCAATTTCCtaatcaaatattattattatgtacaatgaaatttattttactattctccatattgtctttagttttttttaatttaatttttggtttttgtttaatttcagaGAAAAGGCTTTGTATGGTAATCTGATTTTGAAGAAAGGTGTCATATCCTCTTCACAATGAAATCAAATCTACTATCAGTATTATGGGGTACTAAAATTCCATTCTACATTACATTTATTTCTCAACAATATacaacataattttatttactgaaGAAAAGCATTAATTGTGGgccaaaacaaaaaaagaaagattataCTGTAAGAACAGAAGAAAATAATAacgaataaaaataaaatgtttattttacttgTACAACAATGGTAAAATGTTGTCTCTAAAAAAGACTATATAGTACATATACTGTTTGTTCGATAAATGTTAGTTTAATAATCTGATGAGAGACAATCatactatataaatataaaatatgaaattgttTAAAGCAGAAATTGTTGTACCTAATCttattttcacatttaaatttctTTGAATTAAAACTTGCTTAATTATGGTCAACATAATTTAGTATTAAGATTTAAAATCCTAAATTGAtgacataatttattttaaattagtgaatctaaaaagaaaaatagttaatctaaattctaaaattgtttatttttagtttagttatatgtaaacttaaattaattatataacttATGTTAAAATCTGATTTCCAAATACTTTAGGTGCTAATGTCACCATGAGTTTAATTTATAcaagtataaaatatatatattaaattataaaaaaatgatgattataaaaatatttataataaaatgtaaatcgGAATATACAATAATGTAGTTGTGAAATTTATAACTCTATAGTCATGTCTCAACCATAgcattaaaacaaacatttaaaaggCATTGATTCACACAGTAGAACTTATTTGGGACTTATTAGTAAGGCTACACTTTCATATGAAACAAATggacaatatatgttttaacatgaCAGccaatatacgttttaacatGAAGGCAGGAGATACCTTATTAAGGAACACTCTATTGAATCGCAAAAGTGTCGCCATATATGGGTTCTGCTGTAGTTAAAAGTTTTAGCACCAAACTACCTTGATATTGacttataatgtttttttataaatgttatcattGATCACAAAAAAGAGGAAATTGATGCATGCACATGATTTAACCAGCTGGTCTATGGGTGTCACCATGAAAGTAATGGTATCAGaaacaaaaaatgatataaacCAAAAAAAGTTATGTGGTGTTACCATAATTCAAAGGAACAGGCACGCAGAGTGAGGTATTGTTATTCAATTCAAAGAACATTATAAGCGTCCAAAAgacaaaaagtaacaaaaacaacaatggcAAGAGATAATTAAGAAAATGGACGAAGGCAGATCCCAGAAAGATGAGAATCTTGTGACAGGATTGACttcacaaattaattaaaaatagaaaattataaaaaaaataaataatttgttaaaaatgaaatttaaaaaatataataacaccGGTGgataaaagtttgaaaaaataaCGTAAAAATGATGAGCAGAAAAAAGTACAGCTGCAGGGCATAGTAATGAATATgatgacaaaataaatactgtaattcaaTCTTTACAGAACTACCATGGGACACCAGGGAGGAGATGCTGCTATACACAATGAAGAAGACATGTCATGGGTGTCAAAAGAACACTCTTTTTAAAGAATATATAAACtctaaatgttatttattgatCATTGATCAACTGaaacagaataataataatcatccaGAGAAAtgttttcatacaactaaaaaatatggaattttcgccaatgagctatgctcgacgcgattatgagatcatgttccgaatatgagcattttttctataatttgacagtatgatttatatataataatcataGTTGTTTATGAGCCACACTCATAAATTGTACATTGTTGCATTTATGATTTTAAGGCCACACATAGTTTTTATCTTTAGGGCGATGACTTTTAAAGctgtaatataattttataatcattattttacagAACAtccttttcatttttatttgtttcataaATTTCAAAAAGAAAAACCCACACACCAAATATGGACATTTTTATATGAAAGAAGAAACTTATCCTGAATTCCTCATAGTGCAGACCActgatcattttttaaatataatattacatgaTAATGTACTAAAATACCTTTCAAACaggaaaaataaatagatattaatagtaatacaatatatttaaatagaTGCCACAGACCAAGGTTATCAAACCACATTTGATAGCCCAATACAAACCAATTTTAAGGACATCCTTCTATGGGAAAACCTGTGATTCCACCCTTCTTCTGGTTTCAAGGCGATGGAGAACCAGACATAATTCATTATGTTattcataatcataaatataaatCATATATCATTTTTCATCAATCATGTGTAAAGTGGCGTAAcgtgaggcccctggtttaagAACCCTAAATCCTCGGGCGTTTTTGGCCTTTTTCGACATtattaatgcctgttttttcctctggtCACTGCTCATGGGCCCGtgaaaattattatatcatGTATAATGTTTAAGgtataatttattatgtgtaatgttaaatgtataatatattagtttaactcagttagtgaaggatctggaccaacaggtggtaaacacctctaaaacggtccagtcccaatttgcacagtggctgtgtttgtgtggactagtacaccggggtaaccccctactcgtctcgaaagatgtactaggttctttaaagtgcgcatgagctatgtgtacactggacctacggtttatagtccttatccgagaagactcgttctaccaccagaaccatggagcgagtgagcctcgaacccttgccgatgatatggctacgtaattacggttccactgtcttaaccgctcggccactcactcgctaaCCCTCACTTATTAGACATTTCATATAGGTGAGAACCAACCAAGATCATCACATCACTTTTAGTAAGCCTAAATCATGTG
Encoded here:
- the LOC140046149 gene encoding fucose mutarotase-like isoform X1, coding for MVVLKNIPSIISPELLYALAQMGHGDEIVLADANFPSSSICKSGPILIRADGNDIPGLLKAILTLLPLDTYVDQPAVVMQLVDSDAQRQLKTPVWEIYKEMLTEAEGRQIELRKVERFKFYDRARTAFAVVATGEKALYGNLILKKGVISSSQ
- the LOC140046149 gene encoding fucose mutarotase-like isoform X2 gives rise to the protein MQTFLQVQYANQDQSLYVQTVRGNDIPGLLKAILTLLPLDTYVDQPAVVMQLVDSDAQRQLKTPVWEIYKEMLTEAEGRQIELRKVERFKFYDRARTAFAVVATGEKALYGNLILKKGVISSSQ